The Vitis vinifera cultivar Pinot Noir 40024 chromosome 8, ASM3070453v1 genome segment ATCACATGCTCTCTCAACTCCTTGGCAATCTGATCGTTCGTGACTGTCTCATCATGTTGGGTTGAGATGAGAACAGTGTGGACCCTAATAGGAACCATCGCTCCACCTTCATTTCGGTACTCTACAGTCACTTGGGTCTTACCATCAGGTCTCAGCCAAGGGCATGTTTTATTCTTTCTCACCTCAGTGAGCTTGGCGCCGAGCTTAGTGGCTAGGACATGAGTTAGCGGCATGAGCTCGGGTGTCTCATCCGTGGCATAGCCAAACATGTGGCCTTGATCACCAGCTCCGATTTCCTCAGGCTTCTTGGAGAGGTGGCCGTGAACTCCTTGAGCAATATCAGGGCTCTGTTGCTCAATGTTGACTAGGACCTTGCAGTTATCAGCGTCAAGACCAACGTCAGCTGAAACAAACCCAATGCCTCTGCAAGTGTCTCGAACAATTTTCTCGTAGTCTACTTTAGCCTTGGTCGTGATCTCACCAAAGACCATGACCATGTTAGTTTTAGAACAAGTCTCGCATGCAACTTTGCTTTCTGGATCTTGTTCTAGGCAAGCATCAAGGATGGCATCTGAGACTTGGTCGCAGAGCTTGTCGGGGTGGCCTTCATTCACTGATTCTGAGGTGAAAAGGAAGGTGTCCATCTACATACCAGTGCAAATGATTGAAAACTCTGTTAGTCTTCCTCCATTAAACAAGACTTTGaaatttaaacaattaattCAGAGGACCCAGCAAGAGAAGCATGTAATATACAAGTACTCAATCCATTTTTCATGATTTCAAAGTGCCAATGCATATCAGTGTTCATATTAAGTATTGTCCCGGAAATGCAAATGCAGGCAGTACACGTATTCTTTTGATGAATGAGGTATGTTTCTTAtgaacaaatacaaaataaacagaGAAATAAAATGTTGTGAATAATGTATGGACACAGATCCTTATCCATACATTGATGAAATTGAATAGATATTTGGGTATGGACACAGATCCTGATCCAATTCTATCAGATCTGCTTCCTGAAAATAAAGGCTAgatttgaaagttgaaacaacTAGTTATGAGAGGATGGCACATGCCAAACAAAGATGTTTCTCTAATTTAATATGattaaagaaatgaagaatgagaagcattgaaatcaacgaggaaaaggaaaaaaaaaaaatcaaacctgTGACAAATGTGGtgtgaagaagaagaggaagaaggcgAGAGATTGagacaaagaagaaaaataggaagAGATACAGGGGATGGAAAGACAGAAATGAGTATTTATAGGCGATATCCAGTCTGACTCGCTCTCTCTCCGATTCCCCGCTCATTTCGCATCCTCTCCTGTCTCTGTCCCCAACCACCTTTCTGGTGCCTCCTTTCTCACCTTTCTCTAACCTATAATCATCCTCTCATCTCCCTCCTCCATTTCGGGGGACCCACTTCATCCACGACGCAAGCCATATGCAACTCCCTGTGCTCACTGCAGAGGATACTGGCCTGGGTTTCACCAACCGTGTGGATGTCGAAGGGGATCGTCATCgtatttggttgctgagaaaacgtGTCTCTGTCGTGTCAAACGAAAGGCTTGCGTGAATGTGTTTAGCTTAGGTGAGTTAGGTTTTTGTCTTGCCTTTCAATTTTCCAGTCAATGAAAAAGGGTGTCCTCCGATTATATTTTCTCAACACGTATTTTGCCAACAACCAAACGGAAGTTGGGTGTCATATCAGAGTAGCATGCGATCCAAATGAATTTCCTACTTGaacaagttgaaaattttgggtACTGACAATGGCCATTGGATTTCATCAAAACAGGAATTGCAGTGCCATAGAAACCAAAGAGAGAAAGTTCCTGTTTTTAGATATGATCAGATGCTTAAATGCAGGTAGACTTAGGTGATGTTTGGTAAGGAAAATCAGGACTCATTTCTATTTCCACGAACAAAAACATCTCAATAGTTTATAACCAAGTAGGTTTGTTCTGAGATGTTTACCTACAATCCATCTACCCCCTCGTTAAGAATAAGAAACCTAGTCTTCAACTTCCTTCCTTTTATTTCTCCAGATGtagaaaaaaacagagaaacAGATTAATGCGTAAACTCTCTACCAATTCTCTTATCATCAGTCACACATTATCGGAAAGCAGAGCACTTCTTTTAGTTGATGCACATTGGTTTACATTTCAAACATTGGCACTGTCATTTGGAGCATACCTTTACCCTAGGTTTGAAACAAAATTTCCAGCTATGGTCTGATTCCTATAAATAGAGCCATAcacaattttagaaaatactattGATCAAGCTCTTCAAGTTCTGCTGCAATCTTTTAGCTGATTGGGTGCAACTTCCAGTGCCACAAAGAATGTAAATATAGGTAGAAAAACGAACTCCACGAAGTATCCATCAGTAACTAAGACCGAGTTGAAGCCCAAGGGCTGCGTGGAAGAGAAACAGTGTCATGATCCCACTGCCCAATATCCCATGAACGTTTCGCAGTCCAGGATTTCCCTACATATGATTAACAGTGAAGGAGTAAAGTATGGTGCAAAGaacaacaaaaattaattaagttataaaattttcaagaatcagTACTTCCATATTACCTCAAACAAAGATGGTAAAATGGTTTGTATAGTCAAGAGAGCGAGCCCAATGAAACCTGTAACAGCATGAGGACTGCAAACAAATACATGAGACTCAGCCAACATACAAGTAAAAACTGCTGCTGTGGAACTTGCAACTGTAGGAGAAATACAGCATAGCCTATGAAAGGTTTTGTAGAATCATATACAATCCTCAACCTATTAGctggaaaatggaaaataatcaAAAGAAACATATCAGAAGAAGACCTTTCAAAGATGGGTCTATCAGAAGTGAGCAGAGATGTTACTCCACCGGTTGCTCCAagtgcaaagaaaaaaaacattccAGCTAAAAGCTTTGGATGCAAGTCTTTGGCCTTGGCCTTCTCCTCCTGACATGTTCATAACAATATCAACTTAATTTTGAGAAATGAGCAATGGCATCATTGTTGAATTACAATAACATATTTTGTAGTTGTTTTCTTACCACATCCTCAGAAAAACGTATTCGGAAACCCAGGTATGTTCCATAACCACCCATGGCAAAGAGCACAACAGCCTACAAGATTACAAGGTGGGAAAATTATAAGGAATCAGCAATGCCTGCTATATTGAGAAACTTGATGGGTACATTTGCATGCTTATGTAATGGGAAAGGACGCAGCATGAATGAATCCCACCATATTGCCAGGGTGACCCCAATGCACAAGCCAGTCCGGCAGATTCCATGACTTCACAAGCTCAACAAAAGGTCCAAACAGCGACCTCACAGCCCCAGCtgttaatcaaatatcaaatttgttatgaatatgaagaagaagaaaaaaagggtaAGGAGCCAATGTATAGTGAAGCTGGAGGATAAGTAGGTAGAGTCTTGGTTAATGCAATGTGAGGTCAATCCATGCTCCATGCAGTGAGCCCGTAAATACTTTAGCACAATCAAAACTTAGGTTGCTAAAATGGAAAAGAATTCATTCAGGTCCAACAATGCAAGGTGCTAATTCAAGTAACCTAGAAGTTGTATGGACACCAGCTTTCGAAGAACCATGGAGAGTCAAATAGCTTTTATCTTTGGAGTTTTGGTATGAAGATTATAATATTCCCATTTGCACTGAAGCACTTTCTGGAGGGAGAGGCTCTGTATCCTCAGTGTTGTTGTAGTGAGGAAGAAAACGTGAAACTTGCACTCTTTATCATCACTTCCAtggggaaaagggaaaaaaatgtctACTCCTACTTATCCATTGTAAATGAGTGATAATATAATGAAGTCGCTCGAATTCAAGTACTGGCTCAAATTATTGTCCTAAGCAGTCTTCCTATGAAGTTGGAGTATGTCCAGGGCTCATATAATGTCTGCATATATGCATTCAGAAAGAAACTTTGTCCTTCTAAAGTTTGTAATTCGTACAGCAATATggaaaaatgcatgaaaaagCAGCTCATGCAAGCAccaagaagaaataaaaacacaatGGAAATAAAGTTACAATATAAGAATTTCATTGATAGTTTCAAATAGGGCCATTTCCATGGACATTTACAAATGGAAACtaaagatttaaaatcaaatttgaaggaGAAGAAACTTGAGAACACAGAAAAGCTCCTGCCTATAACATGGAAGCCCCGATTGGAAAGCTAATGCTGCTTGACAAGAGAGTCCCACTTGAATTCATGGATGCTAGAAACACACAATGCGTTCCTAGAAACTAACTCCACGCATGAGTAAGATGGCTCCAATGAGGAAAGCCCATTTCTAAACTAATTGCAAAACCAAGCGCTCATTTGGCCCAGGAATGGTGACTTGTATTCCCAAACAACCCACTTCGGAGCAAAGCAGCAGCCCAAGTGGAGAAGTACGTCTGGGCTTTTGACAGACAAAAACAGAGAATTGTCTGCTTCTGGAAAACCACAAAAATGCTGGATTTGATGATAGagataagaaaatgaagagagtTTACAATCCTAGCACATAGGAATGGAGAAAACACAATAATGCTGGAGACCCACAAATGGTACAATCCCAAAGCTGCAAATGTACTGTGTAGAAttatgaggaaggagaaaaaccAAAATCTCTCGAATTTGAGTCACCATTTGAGCAATTGGAGAAAAGTCAAAGTAGGGTTCTGATCCTAGAGATACGACAACAGAGAAAACCCAACACTAAGTTTTTTACTGGACGGACACAGAAAAACTGGCTTCTGAGTTCTGACCCTACCATTAAAAACGGAGAAAACAGAAAATCCAAGCCACATATGTATTTATGTATTTTGTGAGTGAATGCTATTACCTCCAGGAAGAGCAGCCACCAAGAGTAAAGGCAAAGGAGTGAAAGAGTACAAAAGAGTCTCTCTGCCCTCTCtcatatcttcttcttcatcttcaactttatcTTGGTCGAATGTCGCAATAACTTCGCAATGATCGTCCTTGAGCACAAAAGAGGGAGTGAAGAGAGGCCTTGTCAATGTTGTACTTGTAGCCACCAATGAGTGAGTGGGAATTTTGAAGAAACTGGAGGAGTTgggaaatgaagagaaaaatggCGGAAGAGGATAGGTTTTTGGAGGAAGAGTAGCAGAAGCACTCACCATTGCCATTAGCCAAAAACCAAGAAGCAGAGGAACAAACTCGACAACAAAATGGTGGAGCGGTGGGTATGGGCGTATGGGTGTCTCGAGATAGAGGTAGAACGAGTGGGAAAGGCGAGGAAAGAGACACGCCGCCTCTCCAATAATCGGAAGCTGCAACCTTTCCACGTGCTCGCCACTCTCTACTAAGTCCTCCCTAGTCAGCTTTTGgctttttcttatataaaaatatatagacaCTGTGCGCGTACTCCGTTCCTTCGCGTgtgtgttttaataaaaaaaagttaaagtatttcattttttatattaaataaaaataataaaaataaatttatcattaatTCCAAttgattaatattaatagactatttttaattgaataaaaaaaatcaaatattttaatttttttctttaataataaaaaaaaaacacccctTAAGACAAACacttaacaataataataagagcACTTGTAATTAGAGGGGAGtgtaattgagaaaaaataaattgaaagaaaaagtaagaaaaagaagaatacGAGAAGAGTGTAAtaagcattttttaaattataggtgaatatattaataaaattgttattttaaaattatgtaaataaaatgaatataaagagaaatttaattgaagtaaATATAATTTCCTGAAAATGATAGGAAATGTATATTTAAGTAATATTATTATAACTAAGAATTCGTAATTCTATCTCTTAATTTCTActcaaaagaaatacaaaaacaTCATTGGAACTAAACTCTCTCAACCATATAATAGCAAGTTAATTTGGAACACTGGCGCCATGGTCAGCCATAGTCATCCTCTCCAATTTGCCGCGAGGATGAAGCATCTAATCTAGATGTGATATGAATATTACCAAGTGGGTTTTAATAAAGTTCCTATTGCCTATTCAAAACCCTGCCCATCAAATTAAAATGCCCCGAGTCACGACCTGCTTACTAGGCATTTGAATACAGGGGCTCACGATCTTTATATTTTGGGAACGAAGTTTTTAGCCAATCTTTTACCTGTAACTGGTGTCTGGTGATAAAGACAGATAGGTGAGATCTAAAAACATTGTTATAGGCTATAGCTATATTACTTCATATCCACATCTCCATCATAGAATGGTTACATTTAACGTAcaag includes the following:
- the LOC100255653 gene encoding uncharacterized protein LOC100255653: MAMVSASATLPPKTYPLPPFFSSFPNSSSFFKIPTHSLVATSTTLTRPLFTPSFVLKDDHCEVIATFDQDKVEDEEEDMREGRETLLYSFTPLPLLLVAALPGAGAVRSLFGPFVELVKSWNLPDWLVHWGHPGNMAVVLFAMGGYGTYLGFRIRFSEDVEEKAKAKDLHPKLLAGMFFFFALGATGGVTSLLTSDRPIFESPHAVTGFIGLALLTIQTILPSLFEGNPGLRNVHGILGSGIMTLFLFHAALGLQLGLSY
- the METK3 gene encoding S-adenosylmethionine synthase 3 isoform X1, coding for MDTFLFTSESVNEGHPDKLCDQVSDAILDACLEQDPESKVACETCSKTNMVMVFGEITTKAKVDYEKIVRDTCRGIGFVSADVGLDADNCKVLVNIEQQSPDIAQGVHGHLSKKPEEIGAGDQGHMFGYATDETPELMPLTHVLATKLGAKLTEVRKNKTCPWLRPDGKTQVTVEYRNEGGAMVPIRVHTVLISTQHDETVTNDQIAKELREHVIKPVIPSKFMDDKTIFHLNPSGRFVIGGPHGDAGLTGRKIIIDTYGGWGAHGGGAFSGKDPTKVDRSGAYIVRQAAKSVVASGLARRCLVQVSYAIGVPEPLSVFVDTYKTGKIPDKDILDLIKENFDFRPGMIAINLDLKRGGNFRFQKTAAYGHFGRDDPDFTWETVKLLKKA